The DNA sequence CTCGATATCGTCGGCGAGGGCGGCTACAAAGCCAACAAGGGCAACCTGGGCAGCTCCGTGGATGACATATTCGACGCCAGGAACCGCCACTGGTCGTTGGGAGTGGAGCTCTCCGTCCCGATGGGCAACCGGCAGGCCAAGGCGGACTACAGCCGGCGCACGCTCGAGCTCGGGCAGGCCCGATTGCGGTTAAAAAACCTCGAGCAGGCCATCCTCGTGCAAGTCCCCGACGTGGTCCGCCAGATCGAGCCCGATCGAGTCGGGGTACGCGAGGCGGTCCGCCAGATCGAAACCGACATCAAGCGGGTTCGGGCCACCCGGGCCGCCCGGGTGCTGGCCGAGCGGAAGCTCGACGCAGAGGAGAAAAAGCTGGCAGTTGGGATCTCGACCAACTTTCAGGTCCTGGAGTTTCAGGAAGACTTGGCGGTGGCCGAGAGCAACGAGACCAAAGCCATCATCGACTACAATAAGTCGCTCATCAATCTGGAGAGGGCGAAGGGCACAACCCTCGCGACCAATAATATCTCGTTGCAACGCCCCCCGAAGTAGCGCTCCCCCATGGAAACGCACCGCATCCTCGCCCTGGACGTGGGACACAAACGCATCGGCGTGGCCTTGAGCGACCCTTTAAACATCATAGCCCAAGGGCTCACAACCTTGTTACGTAACGCCCCTGAAGAAGACCTGGAGGCCATACGCCAACTGGTCGAACAACACGAGGTCAAAGCAATAGTCGTCGGCCTTCCCGTCCGCCTCGACGGCTCCGTGGGGCCCGAGGCCTCCAAAATGCAAGGGTTTATCGACGGGCTGGCAGCGGTTGTCGAATGCCCCGTCCATCCGTGGGACGAGCGGTTCACCACCGTCCAAGCCGAGCGGGCCCTGTTGGAAGGCGGGGTCCGACGATCAAAGCGCAAGGGCCTTAGAGACCAGGTGGCCGCCACCCTACTGCTCCAGAACTACCTGGACGCCCACAAAGAAACCCCTTCGGAGTAAACCGGTATGGCCGACCGCCTCCGCGACCTCCTTAACCATCGTCGCCAGCGGGTGGCGATAGCAATCTCACTGGTAGTCGGGCTAGCCGCGGTCGGCGGATTCCTAAGCCTGCGCCACGCGATCTCAAGCCCCGCCAAACTACCGCCCGAAGACCGAACGCTCGTCATCCCAAACGGGGCCAGCCTGCCTACCATCGCCCGGCGCCTCGCCGACGCCGGGCTGGTTCGAAGCCCCTGGCGCTTTCGGCTCGCCGCACGCCTGTCGGGGGCCGCCACAAAGCTCCAAGCCGGCGAATACCGGCTCTCGACAGGGATGAGCCCCCGAGAGCTTACGCGCCTCCTCGTCGAGGGGCGCACCGTGGAGGTCAGCGTCACCATACCCGAGGGCCTGACCGTCCGGGAGGTGGCCAAGGCTATCGAGGCAGCTGGGCTGGCCGAAGTCACTGCGGTGGAGCGCCTGGCCACCGATCGGTCGTTCGTCTCCTCCCTGGGCATCGAGGCCCCAAGCCTCGAAGGCTATCTACATCCGGAAACCTACCGATTTCGCAAAGGCGCGGGAGCCCGCCCCGTCATCGCCGCCATGGTCGCGGCCACCATGTCCATCTTCGACGATGAAGCTGTTGCGCTGGCCTCTACCATGGGCCTCACCCCGCATGAAGTCCTTACCCTCGCCTCCATCGTGGAGAAAGAAACAGGAATGGCCGAGGAGCGGCCCCGCATCGCCGCCGTCTTCCTGAACCGTCTGGGGCGCTCTATTCTACTCCAGGCCGACCCGACCGTTATCTACGCCCTGGGCGATGGCTTCGACGGCAACCTCACGCGCGACCACCTCAACCTGGACTCACCCTACAACACCTATCGTTACTCGGGCCTGCCGCCTACACCAATCGCAAACCCGGGTCGTGCCTCCATCGAAGCCGTCCTCCGGCCGGCCGACGTCGAGGATCTCTACTTTGTCGCCAAGCCAAACGGGAGCCACCATTTCTCCGCCACCCTGCGGGAACACGAACGGGCCGTCCGCCGTTACCAGAGGGGGAGACGCTGAGGCCCCCTCCACTCGCAGCAAGGTTTGTCATAAGGAGGCCCGCGTGGTACCATCATTAGGGAGCGGGCAATACCCCTGGAGCCCTATGGAGCAACACAGATGTTCTATCGTTTCCGCCGTATTTTCGTCACCGGGCTGCTGGCCTCCCTCCCCCTAGTAGTTACCTTCTTTCTGCTCTCCTGGCTGTTCACCAAGCTCGACGGCCTCTCGCCCTTGCTGACCCGCGGCCTCATCGCCCTGGGTCTCCCCCTGACGCCCGGGTTCCGGATTCCCGGCCTCGGTCTAATCTTCACAATTGCCCTCGTTTTCATCGTCGGGGCCGTCATCACAACCTTTGTGGGTCGCCGCATCGTAGAGATGGGCGAACGGATCGTGGAAAAAATCCCCCTTGTGCGGACGATCTACGGCGGGGCCAAACAGGTGGTCGATGCAGTGGCCTCGCAGCGGGGCGCGGCCTTCAACAAAGTCGTGATGCTGGAATATCCCCGGAAGGGTATCTACTCCATTGGATTCACCACATGCGATAGCGAGGGCGAAATACAGGAATCCGACGAACGCCACCTGGTCAATGTCTTCATCCCCACTACGCCCAACCCCACCAGCGGCCTGCTGATCGTCATTCCCGAAGAAGACGCCGTCGTTCTATCCATGACCGTGGAGGAAGGTGTCAAATTCGTCATGTCAGGCGGACTCCTATCGCCTGAGGACTACAAGTCCGCCAAGGCTAAGGCTACCCCACCCTTAGTACAAAACGCTCCAACATCCAAGCAGCCTTCCACGCCTTCCGAAGGAGCCTAACACCCTTTTTCCTCAAACCCATAGACCTATTAGGCCCGCACACCCCTACCTCTATAATCCTTGACACTAGAAGGTTTGTGTGATAGGCAAAAGATCAGACGTGGGAGCGACTTCGGCGCACCTAGCAACGGGGTTTTACCAGGAGGCCGGTATGGGGAAGAAAATTTTATTGGCTGACGACAGCGTTACCTTCCAGAAAATTATTGAGCTTACCTTCGAAGGCGAGGGGTTCGACCTGGAGGTGGTGGGTAATGGTCGGGAGGCCCTCGAGCGGGCCGAAGCCTCGCCTCCAGATATTATCCTCGCCGACTTCACCATGCCAGGCCTCTCGGGGATTGAACTCTGTCGGAAGATTCGCGAGCACCCAGTCCTGAGCCCCGTTCCCGTCGTCCTCCTGACCAACATCCTCGATGAGTTTGACCGGTCCGAGGGCGATGCGGCAGGTGTCACCGCTTATGTAGAAAAACCCTTCGAGTCACAGTCCCTTATAGACCGCGTCCACGAGATTCTCAGCGGGGTCGACCCAGCCTCGATAGAGGCGCCAATCTCTCCGGCACACCCCCCCGCCGATGAGGTCTATCACATCTCCGAGGAGCCTGAGGAGGAGGTCGTGCCAGCTTCGATCAAGACCGAACGGGATGAGCTGCTCGAAGAGTTTTACCAGGCCACCGCTCAGTCCGCACCCAGCGTGGATGCCGAGGAGACCCTGACTCTCGTGGAGGTCGCAGAGAAGGAGACCGAGGCGCCGTCTCCCACAGCCGAGGAGTCTCAGGCTCCCCCTGTGCAGCCGGACATTTTGGCTCCCGAGGAGAAGCTGGATGAACCCCAGGTTGCCGAGGAGGAGGTGGATCAGCCCCTCGTTGCCGAGCAGAAGGTGGATCAGCCCCTCGTTGCCGAGGAGGAGCCATCGCCCGAGGCGTTCCTCTCCTGGATGGACTCCTACAGGGCCCCGACCGGCCTCGCCGAAAAAGACCGGCCAGCAGCAGAGCCTTCCACCGACCCACTGTCGGATGAAGTTACTGCCGCTGCCGGCGCCACCTTCGAGGAGGCCGCAGGTGATGCAGCTCAAGCCTACATAGACCAGATTATCCATCAGGTGGTCGAAGAGCTTACGCCCACCATCACCCAGGAAGTTGTGGAGCGCCTCGAGGCGACCGTCCCGCCTATCGCCGAGCGCATAATCAGGGAAGAGATCGAGAAATTGAAGCGGGACGCATGAGACATCACACCTCAATGTGACCAGAGTAACGCCCCAGCGCGGAGCACCCCGTGGGCACCCCAACCCTGCCTAAAGCATACGACTCGTCCTCTACGGAAGCCAATTGGTAAGACTCCTGGCTTGAACACGGGGTGTTTCACGCTGACGTCAACGCCGGGTTTCCACCGTTCCCCATCGTCATCCCCCCACCCAACATAACCGGCTCCCTTCACATGGACCGCACCCTCAACAAAACGCTCCAACATCCAAGCAATCTTCCACGCCTTCCGAGGGAGCCTAACACCCTTCTCCCTCAATCTGATAGACCTGAAGGGCCGCCCCTCCCCGGCCTCTAAAGTCCTTGACACCATAGGGTTCGTGTGATAGCAAAAGACCATACGTGGAAGTGGATTCGGCGCACCTGGCAACGGGGTTTCACCAGGAGGCCGGTATGGGGAAGAAAATTTTGTTGGCTGACGACAGCGTCACCATACAAAAGATTATCGAGCTTACCTTCGAAGGCGAAGGGTTCGACCTGGAGGTGGTGGGCGACGGTCAGGAGGCCCTCGAGCGTGCCGAAGCGTCACCTCCCGATATTATTCTCGCCGACTTCACCATGCCAGGCTTATCGGGGATGGATCTCTGTCGGAGGATTCGCGAGCACCCGGTCCTCAGCCCCGTTCCCGTCGTGCTCCTGACCAACAGCTTCGATGAGTTCGACCGGTCCGAGGGCGATGCCGCCGGTGTCACCGCTTATGTAGAAAAACCCTTCGAGTCACAGTCCCTCATTGACCGCGTCCACGAGATTCTCAGCGGGGTCGACCCAACCTCGATAGAGGCGCCAATCTCTCCGGAACACCCCCCCGCCGATGAGGTCGACCTCATCTCGGAGGAGCCACCGGAGGAGGTCGTCCCAGCTTCGATCAAGACCAAACGGGATGAGTTGCTCGAAGAGTTTCACCAGGCCACCGCTCAGTCCGCACCCAGCGTGGACGCCGAGGAGACCCCGATTCTCGAGAAGGTCGTAGAGAAGGAGACCGAGGCGCCGTCTCCCACAGCGGAGGAGCCTCAGTCTCCCCCTGCTCCCCCGGACATTTTGGCTCCCGAGGAGAAGCTGGATGAACCCCAGGCTGTCGAGGATGAGGCGGATCTGCCCCTCGTTGCCGAGGAGGAGCCACCGCCCCAGGAGTTCACCTCCACATTTGACCCCATCGGAGCCGCGACCAGCCATGTAGAAGAAGCCCGGGAGCCAGCCGAGCCTTCCCCTGCCCCACTTTCGGATGATGCCACGGCCGCCGCCGGTGCCACCATCGAGGATGCCGTAGGTGATGCCGTCCGCTCTTACATCGACCAGCTTATCCATCAGGCGGTCGAAGAGCTTACTCCTACCATCACCCAGGAAGTGGTGGAGCGCCTCGAGGCGACCTTTCCCTCTATCGCCGAACGCATAATCAGGGAAGAGGTCGAGAAATTGAAGCGGGGCGAATGAGACACCACTCATCCAGGCGGCCAGAGTAACGCCCCGGCGCGGAGCACCACGTGAGCGTCCCAACCCTGCCTAAAGTCTACGACCCTGCCTCGACGGAAGCCAAATGGTACAACTTCTGGCTTGAACAGGGCTTGTTTCACGCTGACGTCAACTCTGACGCTCCTCCCTTCTCTATCGTCATCCCCCCACCCAACATAACCGGCTCTCTCCACATGGGCCACGCCCTCAACAACACGCTCCAAGACATCCTGACGCGGTGGAAGCGGATGGAGGGGCACAATGTCCTCTGGATGCCCGGCACCGACCATGCAGGAATAGCCACCCAAAACGTAATCGAGCAGCAGCTCGCCGACGAAGGGACTGACCGCCACGCCCTCGGCCGGGATGCCTTCGTCGAAAGAGTCTGGGCCTGGCGGGAGGAATCGGGCGGCACGATCGTCGAGCAACTCAAGAGGCTCGGGGCCTCGTGCGATTGGGAGCGGGAGCGGTTCACGATGGACGAGGCTCTCTCGAGGGCGGTGCGGGAGGTCTTCGTCCGCCTCTGGGAAGATGGACTCATATATCGCGACTACTACATCATCAACTGGTGCCCTCGCTGTCTAACGGCCCTAAGCGACCTGGAGGTGGACTACCACGAGATCGCGGGCCGCCTCTACTACATCCGGTACCCCTTGGCCGACGGCTCCGGCCACCTTATTATCGCCACGACCCGGCCCGAGACCATGCTTGGCGACACGGCCGTGGCCGTCCACCCCGAGGACGACCGCTACCGTCATCTCGTTGGCCAGACCGCCATCCTCCCGTTGGCGGCCCGCCGCCTTCCACTGATAGCCGACGAGCACGTCGACCCGGCTTTCGGCACCGGCACCCTCAAGGTGACGCCGGCCCACGACCCGTACGATTTCGAAATCGGGCTCCGCCACGGGCTAGACCAAGTGATCGCAATAGACGAAAGAGCCTGCATGGACGTGCCTGAGCTCCCGTATCACGGCCAAGATAGATTTACAGCACGTGATAATATTGTCAAGGACCTTAGGGCCCAAGAGCTCCTGGAGAAAATCGAAGACCATCCTCACTCCGTTGGCCACTGCTATCGCTGCCAAACCATCGTCGAGCCGACCCTATCGCTCCAGTGGTTCGTTAAGACGAAACCGCTGGCAGAGCCCGCCATCGCGGCCGTCAAGGAGGGGCGCATCCGAATCGTCCCAAAGGGATGGGAGAAGACCTACTTTGAGTGGATGTACAACATCAAGGACTGGTGCATCTCACGCCAAATCTGGTGGGGCCACCGCATCCCTGCGTGGCTCTGCGCCTCTTGCGGCCTATACACCGTGAGCCGCGAGGATACTATCGAGGCTTGCGTCCATTGCGGGGCTTCGGAAATCACTCAGGAAACCGACGTCCTCGATACCTGGTTCTCCTCCGCTCTGTGGCCATTCTCCACCATGGGGTGGCCCGACCAGACAGAGGAGCTCGCCCTGTTCTACCCCACCAGCGTCCTCGTCACCGGTTTCGATATCCTCTTTTTCTGGGTGGCGCGGATGATCATGATGGGGCTCAAGTTCATGGGCGATGTCCCCTTTCGAGACGTTTACATCCACGCCCTGGTTCGGGACGAGCGCGGCGAGAAGATGAGCAAGTCGAAGGGAAACGTCATCGACCCGCTCATAATGATGGAGAACTACGGCACCGACGCCATCCGCTTCACCCTGGCGGCCCTCGCCGCCCACGGCCGGGACGTAAAGCTCTCCGAACAGGTCATCACCGGATACCGGAACTTCGCCAACAAGCTTTGGAACGCCACACGGTTCGTCCTAATGCGCCTGGAAGACTACGACCCGACCGCGCCCGTGGAGGAGGCCACGGAGTTGGCCGACCGATGGATTCTAAGCCGCCTGAGCCGCCTAGAATTCACCGTCCGAGAGGCCCTCGAGTCCTACAAGCTCAACGAGGCCTGCCAAGCAATCTACCAGTTTGTCTGGCACGAGTTCTGCGACTGGTACGTTGAGCTCGTCAAGCCCCGCCTGGCCACCCCCGGCTCAAGCCGGGACACCGCCCGCTCCGTCTTGTTGAGGGTGCTGGATAGAATCGTCCGGCTGCTCCACCCCTTCATGCCATTCCTTACCGAGGAGATATGGCACCACCTGCCCGGCACGGATGGAAGCGTCACCGTGGCCCCTTTTCCTGCTGCATCCAAGGCGGGCATCGATCAGAATGCAGAGGCCGACATGGCGCGGATCATAGAGGCGGTGGCAGCCATCCGGACCGTTCGAGGCGAGATGAAGAACCTAACACCTGGAATGACGGTCGATGTGTTCATCCACACGGCTGACGAGGGCCTATCTACCCTGTACATAAACCACGAGAAATATATAACGGATTTAGCCCGCGTGGGTGAACTGCATGTCGATCCCGCTGAACCCAAGCCTGCTGGTGCGGCCGTAACTATCGTCGACGGGGCAGAGATTTTTATCGTTTTAGACAAGGATATGGCCTTGGTTATCGCCGAGGAGCAGAAGCGCCTTGAAAAGGAACTGAAGAAGGTCCGCCGAGAGCTCACGATGGTCGAGAAGAAGCTGGCCAACGAGGACTATTTGACCAAGGCTCCAGAGGCAGTGGTAGCAAAAGAGAAGGGGCGCCACGCTTCACTCTTAGGAAAGGAGACCCGCCTCAAGGGCTCCATCACCTCACTCCTGCAGCAGGGTCCCGAGGAGGGCCAGGCTGATTCCCCACAAGGCGATGACGACCCTCAAAGGTGAACGGCTTGAGCTGGGCCTCCACAGCGCAACTGTGATAGGCGGAGAGGTCTGGCACTACGGAGAGGTCGGCTCCACCAACGACGTCTGCAAGGAGCTTGCGGCATCGGGTGCGCCTGAGGGATGTTGCGTGGTGGCCGACGGGCAGAGGGGGGGCCGGGGCCGGATGGGACGGGCCTGGTTTTCGCCCCCGCTTGAGGGCCTCTACATGTCTTGTCTGCTGCGGCCGTCGTTGGCGTCAGAGTCGTTGCCTCTCTGCACGCTCATGGCAGGAGGGGCCACGGCCCGGGCCCTCGTCGAGGCGACGGGGGCGGAGGTGCGGCTCAAATGGCCCAACGATCTTACTATCGACGAGAAAAAGCTGGGCGGCATTCTCACCGAGTTGCTTACCCCACCCGGCGAGGCGCCCGTAGTGGTCATCGGTATTGGAATCAACGTCACAACACCGCCCGAGGCCTTTCCCCAGGAGCTCCAGACAACCACCACATCGCTCCTCGAGGCCACCGGGCGCTCCTTTGAGCGCCTGGTCCTCCTGAAAGCCATCCTCCTGGAGCTAGATGAGGCCTACAACGCTTTTCGACAGAAGGGGCCTGGCCCCGTCCTGGAGGCGTGGAGGTCTTTTGCCGCTACCCTGGGCCAGCGGGTTATGGTAAAGATGACCGATGGAACGCTGGAGGGCGATGCCGTCGGACTCACAGAAGGCGGCCACTTAGTGGTGCGAACCGCCGAGGGGCGTGAGGTGCCTGTCCTCGAGGGCGACGTGGTGCACCTTCGAAGCGGCCCGCCCAACTGAGGAAACGTACGTGCTACTGGTGATGGATATTGGGAATACCAATACAGTCCTAGGAGTGTACGAGGGCGAGCGGCTGCTTAATGATTGGCGAATAACCACGCAGCCTCACCAAACGGCTGACGAGTACGGCATCATTCTCAAAGAACTTTTCGACCTTGCCGGAATGAGTTTCGACAACATCACCGATCTGATTCTCTCCTGCGTCGTGCCGCCCCTGGAGATGGTGGTCGCAGAGATGGCCAGAAAATACTTCGATCTGGAACCGCTCATTGTGGGACCCGGCACCAAGACGGGCATGCCGGTGCTTTACGAAAACCCGCGTGACGTAGGGGCGGATCGGATTGTCAACGGCGTGGCCGCCATAGAGAAATACGGCACCCCGTGCATAGTTATAGACTTTGGAACCGCAACCACTTTCGACGCGATCTCGGCCGACGGAGAATATCTGGGTGGCATCATAACCCCAGGGATCCTCCTCTCCTATGAGGCTCTCTTCCACAAGGCGGCCAAGCTGCCCCTGGTCGATATGGCCAAACCCAAATCGGTCATCGGCCGAACTACGGTCGCCAGCATGCAATCTGGCATGCTCTACGGGTACGTCGGCCTCGTGGAGGGCATTGTAGCCCGGATGAAAGAGGAGCTGGGGGGCGAGCCGAAAGTCATCGGCACGGGCGGACTCGTCGAGACCATCGCCCGTGAGACCGACGTCATAATGACCGTCGATCACTCCCTCGCCCTGGAGGGGCTCCGCCTCATTTACGAGCGGAATCTACCCAAATAATGGCCCTGATAGGTAGCCATTGAAGGTCCGTAGGGTGTTTTTCAACATTTCCCTTATTTTTGTAGAGAAAACCTGCTTGACAATTTCGCGGATTTGGTAATATTAATAAAATAGGGGTGAAACGTTCGGGCTGAGAGGGGAATTCCGTGCAATGCTCCATTCTTTGCGGGAATTTCCACTTTTCCGAACTGCACCTAACCTTCAAAGCAATCACGAGACACAGTCAAAAGCTAGCCCACACCGTGGGAGACCGACGTTAGCGGCTCTCATAGAGATGGTCCATGCCTGGTCACGCCACCCAGAACTCTCTCATGATAGAGTCAGCCTGTCATCTGGCCGCCTTTTCGATAGCTGACCGACGCTCCCAGGCTCATCCATGTTTACTTGCCACCCATATTTGGTGAAAGGAGGGACGTATTATGGCGGAGAAAGTACTGGAATTCTACGGACAGCAGGAATACGCCAAGGGGCTCGACGGGGTCATCGCCTGCGAAACGCGCATAAACTACATCGACGGGGCGGAAGGAAAGATGATCTACCAGGGCTACGACGTCGAGGAGATTGGCGAGAAGACGAACTACGAAGAGACCTGCTATCTGCTGCTCTACGGCAAGCTCCCGACCCAAAGCGAACTCGATGAGTTCAAGGCCAAGCTCGTCTCATACAGGTCCATCCCGCCCGAGATCATCCAGGTTCTAAAGATCATCCCGACTGCCGACACTCACCCCATGAGCGCCCTTCGCACGGGCGTGTCGGCCTTGGGAACCTTTAACCTTCAGGCCGAGGAGCAGTCCATCGAGAATTACGCGGACATCGGGCTGCGCCTCATTGCTCAGCTTGCAACCATCGCCGGGGCGGTCCAACGCATCCGGGCGGGCCAAGAGCCCGTGGAGCCCGACCCCTCCCTCGACCACTCGGCCAACTTCTGCTACATGATGACGGGGGAGAAGCCGAGCGAGGTATTTGAGAAAATGATGGACCTCTCCCTCGTCCTCCACGCCGACCACGGGGTGAACGCTTCGACATTCTCCTCCATGGTGGTCATATCGTCTATGACCGATATGTAC is a window from the Nitrospinota bacterium genome containing:
- the mltG gene encoding endolytic transglycosylase MltG gives rise to the protein MADRLRDLLNHRRQRVAIAISLVVGLAAVGGFLSLRHAISSPAKLPPEDRTLVIPNGASLPTIARRLADAGLVRSPWRFRLAARLSGAATKLQAGEYRLSTGMSPRELTRLLVEGRTVEVSVTIPEGLTVREVAKAIEAAGLAEVTAVERLATDRSFVSSLGIEAPSLEGYLHPETYRFRKGAGARPVIAAMVAATMSIFDDEAVALASTMGLTPHEVLTLASIVEKETGMAEERPRIAAVFLNRLGRSILLQADPTVIYALGDGFDGNLTRDHLNLDSPYNTYRYSGLPPTPIANPGRASIEAVLRPADVEDLYFVAKPNGSHHFSATLREHERAVRRYQRGRR
- the ruvX gene encoding Holliday junction resolvase RuvX, with amino-acid sequence METHRILALDVGHKRIGVALSDPLNIIAQGLTTLLRNAPEEDLEAIRQLVEQHEVKAIVVGLPVRLDGSVGPEASKMQGFIDGLAAVVECPVHPWDERFTTVQAERALLEGGVRRSKRKGLRDQVAATLLLQNYLDAHKETPSE
- a CDS encoding citrate synthase/methylcitrate synthase, encoding MAEKVLEFYGQQEYAKGLDGVIACETRINYIDGAEGKMIYQGYDVEEIGEKTNYEETCYLLLYGKLPTQSELDEFKAKLVSYRSIPPEIIQVLKIIPTADTHPMSALRTGVSALGTFNLQAEEQSIENYADIGLRLIAQLATIAGAVQRIRAGQEPVEPDPSLDHSANFCYMMTGEKPSEVFEKMMDLSLVLHADHGVNASTFSSMVVISSMTDMYSAIAAGIGSLKGPLHGGANEQVLYMLNEIGSADKADEYMDNAIKNKVKVMGFGHRVYKAYDPRARIFARHSKELCEAAGKPELYEIAVRVEAKVIDAYGAKGIFPNVDFYSGTIYHCLGIETAMFTPLFAVSRIAGWVARILEYLPQNRIFRPRAIYLGEKDLQYVPIDQR
- a CDS encoding type III pantothenate kinase, producing the protein MLLVMDIGNTNTVLGVYEGERLLNDWRITTQPHQTADEYGIILKELFDLAGMSFDNITDLILSCVVPPLEMVVAEMARKYFDLEPLIVGPGTKTGMPVLYENPRDVGADRIVNGVAAIEKYGTPCIVIDFGTATTFDAISADGEYLGGIITPGILLSYEALFHKAAKLPLVDMAKPKSVIGRTTVASMQSGMLYGYVGLVEGIVARMKEELGGEPKVIGTGGLVETIARETDVIMTVDHSLALEGLRLIYERNLPK
- a CDS encoding DUF502 domain-containing protein — translated: MFYRFRRIFVTGLLASLPLVVTFFLLSWLFTKLDGLSPLLTRGLIALGLPLTPGFRIPGLGLIFTIALVFIVGAVITTFVGRRIVEMGERIVEKIPLVRTIYGGAKQVVDAVASQRGAAFNKVVMLEYPRKGIYSIGFTTCDSEGEIQESDERHLVNVFIPTTPNPTSGLLIVIPEEDAVVLSMTVEEGVKFVMSGGLLSPEDYKSAKAKATPPLVQNAPTSKQPSTPSEGA
- a CDS encoding biotin--[acetyl-CoA-carboxylase] ligase, which gives rise to MTTLKGERLELGLHSATVIGGEVWHYGEVGSTNDVCKELAASGAPEGCCVVADGQRGGRGRMGRAWFSPPLEGLYMSCLLRPSLASESLPLCTLMAGGATARALVEATGAEVRLKWPNDLTIDEKKLGGILTELLTPPGEAPVVVIGIGINVTTPPEAFPQELQTTTTSLLEATGRSFERLVLLKAILLELDEAYNAFRQKGPGPVLEAWRSFAATLGQRVMVKMTDGTLEGDAVGLTEGGHLVVRTAEGREVPVLEGDVVHLRSGPPN
- a CDS encoding valine--tRNA ligase, which encodes MSVPTLPKVYDPASTEAKWYNFWLEQGLFHADVNSDAPPFSIVIPPPNITGSLHMGHALNNTLQDILTRWKRMEGHNVLWMPGTDHAGIATQNVIEQQLADEGTDRHALGRDAFVERVWAWREESGGTIVEQLKRLGASCDWERERFTMDEALSRAVREVFVRLWEDGLIYRDYYIINWCPRCLTALSDLEVDYHEIAGRLYYIRYPLADGSGHLIIATTRPETMLGDTAVAVHPEDDRYRHLVGQTAILPLAARRLPLIADEHVDPAFGTGTLKVTPAHDPYDFEIGLRHGLDQVIAIDERACMDVPELPYHGQDRFTARDNIVKDLRAQELLEKIEDHPHSVGHCYRCQTIVEPTLSLQWFVKTKPLAEPAIAAVKEGRIRIVPKGWEKTYFEWMYNIKDWCISRQIWWGHRIPAWLCASCGLYTVSREDTIEACVHCGASEITQETDVLDTWFSSALWPFSTMGWPDQTEELALFYPTSVLVTGFDILFFWVARMIMMGLKFMGDVPFRDVYIHALVRDERGEKMSKSKGNVIDPLIMMENYGTDAIRFTLAALAAHGRDVKLSEQVITGYRNFANKLWNATRFVLMRLEDYDPTAPVEEATELADRWILSRLSRLEFTVREALESYKLNEACQAIYQFVWHEFCDWYVELVKPRLATPGSSRDTARSVLLRVLDRIVRLLHPFMPFLTEEIWHHLPGTDGSVTVAPFPAASKAGIDQNAEADMARIIEAVAAIRTVRGEMKNLTPGMTVDVFIHTADEGLSTLYINHEKYITDLARVGELHVDPAEPKPAGAAVTIVDGAEIFIVLDKDMALVIAEEQKRLEKELKKVRRELTMVEKKLANEDYLTKAPEAVVAKEKGRHASLLGKETRLKGSITSLLQQGPEEGQADSPQGDDDPQR
- a CDS encoding response regulator; this translates as MGKKILLADDSVTFQKIIELTFEGEGFDLEVVGNGREALERAEASPPDIILADFTMPGLSGIELCRKIREHPVLSPVPVVLLTNILDEFDRSEGDAAGVTAYVEKPFESQSLIDRVHEILSGVDPASIEAPISPAHPPADEVYHISEEPEEEVVPASIKTERDELLEEFYQATAQSAPSVDAEETLTLVEVAEKETEAPSPTAEESQAPPVQPDILAPEEKLDEPQVAEEEVDQPLVAEQKVDQPLVAEEEPSPEAFLSWMDSYRAPTGLAEKDRPAAEPSTDPLSDEVTAAAGATFEEAAGDAAQAYIDQIIHQVVEELTPTITQEVVERLEATVPPIAERIIREEIEKLKRDA
- a CDS encoding response regulator, encoding MGKKILLADDSVTIQKIIELTFEGEGFDLEVVGDGQEALERAEASPPDIILADFTMPGLSGMDLCRRIREHPVLSPVPVVLLTNSFDEFDRSEGDAAGVTAYVEKPFESQSLIDRVHEILSGVDPTSIEAPISPEHPPADEVDLISEEPPEEVVPASIKTKRDELLEEFHQATAQSAPSVDAEETPILEKVVEKETEAPSPTAEEPQSPPAPPDILAPEEKLDEPQAVEDEADLPLVAEEEPPPQEFTSTFDPIGAATSHVEEAREPAEPSPAPLSDDATAAAGATIEDAVGDAVRSYIDQLIHQAVEELTPTITQEVVERLEATFPSIAERIIREEVEKLKRGE
- a CDS encoding class I tRNA ligase family protein, which gives rise to MFHADVNAGFPPFPIVIPPPNITGSLHMDRTLNKTLQHPSNLPRLPREPNTLLPQSDRPEGPPLPGL